Below is a window of Planctomycetota bacterium DNA.
GGTCTTCAAGTATCCCGACACCGTGACCCTTCCCGAACTCTCCTCCAACAACGGTGGCGGCGGTGGTGGCGGCGGCGGCGGTGGTGGAGGCGGTGGTGGCGGCGGCGGCAGCAGCGGTGGCGGCGGCAGCGGTGGCGGCAGCGGCGGCGGTGGTGGCGGCGGTGGTATCACCGGCGGAACCTTCCCACTGACTCCCTTCATCACCGGCGATGGCGCGGTGGGCCGCGTGCAGTTCATCAAGGACCTCATCCAGAAGACCGTCGATCCCGACGCGTGGAACCTGGGCGCCAGCATGGAGCCCTTCGACACCCGCTTGGTGATCACGGCGCGGCCGGACACCCATCGCAACATCGAGGATCTGCTCTCCCAGCTTCGCGCCGATCTCGCCCTGCAGATCAACGTCGAGGTGCGCGTGCTCAAGATCGACACCGACTGGTTCGAGCAGGTCGGCCTGGATCTGGACATCTACTTCAACGGCAACTCCGCCCAGTACGACAATGCGCGGGCCGCCGATCCCAACTTCAACCTGCGCGACTTCTTCTTCCAGAACACCAATGGAACGGCCGCCGGCGACGCGAAAACCGGCCTGCTGAAGAACCCGGTGGTCTTCTCGGGCATCGGCGGAACGGCGGGCAATGCCTCCGCTCCGGCCAACGCCACGGCGACCGGCCAGGCCATCGGTCTGCCCGGCGGAACCGCGGGACAGATCCAGTACCAGACCGGCGCTGTCGGAGTGCCTGTCGGCGTGGTGAAGAACGGCGAGTCCTACGCCAACGGCGCGGTCAGCAACGGCCTCTCCGCGGTCAACGTGCAACAGGAAGGCCTGCCGCTGGTGAACGCCCTCGGCGCCGCCGGCATCAAGGGTGCCTTCGGCGCGACCGCGCTGCTCAACCCGGCTCTCACCGTCGGACTCACCTTCCTCGACGACATCCAGGTCGACCTGCTGGTCCGCGCCACGCAGGCGGACCAGCGGAACGTGCTGCTCACCTCGCCGCGACTGACCATGCAGAATGGCCAGATCTCCTACATCACGGTGCAGAACACCACCTCATACGTCTCGGGCTTCACGGCGCCGACGACCCAGGGTGTCACCGGCACGCCGATCGTCAGCACCATCTCCGAAGGCTTCGCCCTCGGACTGCAGGGAGTGATCAGTGCCGACCGCCGCTACGTGAGTCTGAACGTGAACTTCTCGCTGCAGGGACCGGTCACCTTCGATCCGGTGCAGTTCCAGCAGTCGGTGGCCGCCGGCAGCCAGTCGCCGCTGGGAACCACCTCCACCAACACCTTCCAGACCCCGAAGTTCCTCAACACCTCGATCGGCACCACGATCACGGTGCCGGACAAGGGCACCGCGGTGCTCGGCGGACAGCGGCTCACGACCGACTATGAGGTTGAGGTCGGCGTGCCGGTGCTGAGCAAGATTCCGATCGTCAACCGCTTCTTCACCAACCGGATCAATTCCAAGACCGAGCAGACGCTGCTGATGATGATTCGTCCGGAGATTCTGATTCAGCAGGAGACCGAGGATGTGTTGTTCCCCGGCCTGCGGAATCAGTTGAGCGGCGCCGGCATGTGAGCGGACGCACGCGACGATGGCGGCTAGACTCTCTTGAGCGGACGATCTTGGATCAAACTTCGTTGATTGGAGCCCATCATGGATAAAACTTCTTCAAGCGCCATTCAGATCACGCACGACGGGGGGGTGAAGAAAATCACCTTCACGCAGCGCAGCATCATTGAAGAGGGCATTATCAGCCAGATCGGCAAGGACATTGTGGCATTGATCGACAGCACCCCCAAGCCGAAGGTCCTGATTTCCTTCGCCGGAGTGGATCACCTTTCCTCAGCGGCACTTGGAGTTCTGATTACATGCCATAACCGCGTGAAGTCGAAGGATGGGCAACTTCAATTGAGCGATATCTCGAAGCCGATCTTCGAGATCTTCAAAATCACCAAATTGAACAAGATGTTCCAAATCGTTGATTCTGTCGAAATTGCCATGAAGAACTTCAAGTAAGGTCTTTTTATATTCGATTGTCACGGAATGGAAATGCAAATATATCTCCAAGATCAAACGTTGACGGATCTTCGGAGAGATCTGGAATCGGTGCAAAAAGGTGTGGCCGCCACTTTGATCGAGCACAACTACACCGAGTTCGCTCAGTTCTCCATCCGTCTCTGCCTTGAGGAGGCGATCGTGAACGCCTTCCGTCACGGCAATTGCAACGACCCTCACAAGGTGGTCAAGTTCCGATGCAGGATCAGCGACGAGCTCGCTGAGTTCGAGGTGCAGGACCAGGGGGCCGGATTCGATCCGAGCTGCGTCCCCGATCCGACCGCCGAGGAAAATCTGGAGATCCCTTCGGGCCGCGGCATCATGTTGATGCGCGCCTACATGAGCGAGGTCTCCTACGACCCGCCGGGCAACACCCTGCACATGAGCTACAAGAACGGGCCGGATCGGCCGGTGTGACGGACCGAAGCTCCCGCGTCTGGTGTTGCGTTGCCTTGCGTGACGCAGCTCACGTTTGAAAATTTGCCAATGCGACCCACTCCGCCACCGAGAGCGTCTCGGGGCGCCGCGTGCGGTCGAACCCCTCCGGAAACCTGAAGCGATCACCCAGGCTCGAGCCGAGCTGCTTGCGGCGGTGCTGGTAGGCGCACTCCAGGAGTTCATGCATTCGCGCCGGTGGCGTTGGGCGCGGCTTGTGCGGCGCGATCTCGATGATGGCGCTGTCGACCTCGGGCTCCGGCCAGAAACTTCCGGGCCGGATGTCGGCGACCTTGCGGATGACGGCGTAGAACTGCGCCATCACGCTGAGCAATCCCATGTCGTGCGTGCCGGGTGCGGCGGCCAGGCGCTGGGCGACCTCGCGCTGGATGGTGACGATCATGCCTTCGCAATTGGGAAAGTCGTTCATCAGCGTGGCGATGAGCGGCGTGGCCGCCTGGTAGGGCAGGTTGGCGATCAGGCGGAAGGTACGGCCATCGATGAGCGCGGTGATTTCGGGATTGAGCGAGTGCTTGCCGGCCAGGCAATCGCCCTCGATCAGCCGGATGCGCTTGCCGAAGCGTTCTCGCATCAGCAGCGCCAGGTCGCGGTCCAGCTCGCAGGCGATGACTTCGGCGCCGGCCTCGACCAGCAGGTCGGTGAGGACTCCCGTGCCGGGTCCGACCTCGAGGATGACTTCGCCCTGCCGGATCTTGGCGGCGCTGAGCAGCGTGCGCAGGACATTGTGGTCGTGCAGGAAGTTCTGGCCGAAGCGGTGGCGCGGCCGGAGTCCGCGCGACAGAAGCAGGCCCTTGATTTCGGAGAGCGTTTGCACGCGATCACCAGCGGTAGCGCACGGTGTAGGTGATCAGCTTCTCGGAGTTTGCGGGCACATCCAGGGTGAACTCGATGTTGCTGGCGTTCTTCTTCTCGAAGGGCTGGCTGCTGGCGGTGACCTCCCAGTTGCTCCAGCGGTAGAGCGGCTCGCGCACGATCACGGTCACGGGCTTGTCCTTGCGATTGCGGATCTCGATCTTGAAGGACTCGGTGATCTCGCGGCGGCCGCGGTCGGACTTGAAGTCGGTCTGGGTGCGGCTGCCGACCACATCGAAGGCGGAGCCCAGGCGCACCAGAACCTTCTCATCCTTGGGGGTGTGGCCGATCAGGTCCTCGCCGATGAACTCCAGCGTGCCGTCGCTGTCGTCGCGCTTGGAGACGCGCAGCTTGCCCGCGGGCAGCGGCATGCCTAGGTTGGCGGCCGCCTCGTTCTTGAAGCGCACGTACACGTCCACCTTGGTCTTGCCCGTCGCCCCGAAACCGGGGTCATCGACCATGCCGCCGCCAAAGCCGCCCATGTCGGAGCCCTCATAGACCAGGATCCTCTCGATGGGGATGTTGCGGGCCGCGGGGAAGAGCGAGATCTGCTCGCTGGAGTTCTCCGGAATATTGGCCGGCCGCGGCAGCGTGTAGAGGTGGAACTCGAAGAAGGCCTTCTCCTGGAAGCCGGTATCGCTGGCCTCCATGTTCTTGGCGGCGGCCATCGGCATGGGAGCCCTGCCCCCACGGCGGAAGCCGGGCTGCACGCGCTGCACGTCGCCGGCGATCAGCTTGAGTTGCGCCTTGTCGTAGGCGCGGCCCGAGACATTGAGCATGGTCACCCACGCGGTCATGTCGGCTTTGGTGTCGGTTGGATCCAGGATCAGGTTGTAGTCGGCGCGCCAGGTGATGCCGGAAGTCTGGTAGCTGGTGCGGATTTTGTGCGAGCCCGCGCTCGCCGAGATCACGTCCCAGAGCAGGGTGGGGCGGGTGCGCAGGCCGCCCGGCAGCGCGCCGAGGGTGATCGACGCGTTGGCCTGGTTCACCAGTTGCACGCCTCCGCTAGCTGATTGCACGACCAGCTGGCCATTTCGGGCCGCCAGCAGCGTGCCTTCCACGTTCATTGGAGCGGTGTTCATGTCCACCATGGCGGAGATCGGGTGGTCGATGTATTTCTCCAGCAACTTTTCCGGGCTGACCAGGTCGAACTCGAAGCGCTGATTGGTGACCACGGTCGCGGGGTCGGTGAGATCCTCGAAGGCGACGGTGGTGGGGTCGATGAAGGCTGCGACATCGGTGAAGGCCAGCGAGCCCGCGCCTTGGGGCATGTCCACGCCGCGGATCTCGCGGATCACGCCGAAGCCGGGGACTTCGTAGGCGGCGGTGGGGTTGTAGCCCTGGCGCTGCTGTGCGATCCAGGTCTGCGGATCGAAGCTGGCGGCGTCGGCGGTGGAATAGACGGTCAGGCTCACGCCGTCGGCGGGGGCGTCGGCGGCAAGGCACGCGGCGAGGAGAAGTTCGATCATCGCAAAAGTGTACCTTCGCGTATTTGATACAACATCGAACGTGCGCGACGCGAACCCAATCCTGTTCGACCTGATCATCATCGCGGTCAGCGCGCTCAGCGGATGCTTCGGGTCGATGCTGGGGCTGGGCGGCGGCGCGATTCTGATTCCAGTGCTGGTCACGGGCATGGGCGTCGACGTGAAGAGCGCGATCGCTGCAAGTCTGGTGGCCGTGGTCACCACCAGCGGCGCGGCGGCGCTGATCCGCGGGCGCAATTCGATGTCCAACTACCGCGTGGGCATCACGCTGGAGGTGGTCGCGGGGCTCGGAGCCATCGTTGGGGCGGGGCTGGCCACGATTGCGCCGGGCGACCTGCTGACGATGCTGTTCGGAGTCAGCCTGTTGGTCACGGCCGCAATGTCGTGGCGCGGCGTTGTGGATCCCACCGAGCGGCTTCCGCAGTCGCGAGGCTCGAGGCTGCTGCAGCTGGATGGCGTGGAGGAAACTGCGGATGGCCCGCGCATCTACCGCGTGCAGCGGGTGCCGGCGGGACTGGGCGTGATGACGATCGCCGGGATCCTGAGCGGCATGCTGGGCATCGGCTCCGGCGCGTTCAAGGTGGCGGCCATGGACACCTGCATGCGCATGCCCTTTCGGGTGAGCACGATCACGAGCAATTTCATGATCGGCATCACCGCGGCCAGCGGCGTGATGGTCTACCTGCGCGGCGGCAAGATCGACCCGACCATCGCGGGGCCGGTGCTGATCGGCATCGTGCCCGGGGCGATGCTGGGATCGTGGCTCGTCCCAAGAATCAAAGTCGGACTGCTCAAGAAGATCTTCCTGATTGTGATCATTCTGATCGGCCTACAGATGATGTTCAGGGGCGGCATGGAGCTTTTGAAATGACGCCGCCGACGGATGGGTCCGCTGATCCGCAATCAAGGCAGGTGGCCGACGAAATCGCCTATCTGCGCTCGCGACAGCTGCAACCGGTCTTCCGCGTGATGCAGAACGTGCTGCTGTGGGTGCTGACCATCGTCTCCATCGCGCTGATCTGCACGGGGCAGGGGATGGCGTGGGCGCGAGGCATGTCGCACGCGGACATCCGCGCGGCGGTCGCAAGCTGGAGCACGCCGGCGGATTACCTCCACGCCGTCGGAAGCGTGAACCCCGCGGCGATGATGATGCTGGGCATCCTGTGTGGCATCGCGATGCCCTTCCTGCGCACGATGGTGGTCGCGTGCGGATTCCTGCAGCAGCGCAACTGGCTCCACGTCGCGCTGTCGCTGCTGGTGATCGCAATCATGCTGCTGGGGTTGTGGGTCAAATAGTGGGCGATCAAGCGCTGCGACCTTCGCCTGACAACACCAGACTGCGGGTGCTTTCGGCGAGGGCGTTGCGAGCGGCGGTGTTCGTGGTCGGGCTCCTCACCGGATTCGCGGCGGGCATCGCACTTCTGGAGTGGCGTGATGCTCCGTACGCCTCGATCGAAACGGCGAACAGCCGCGCGGAATCCACGATCCGCAACGGGGAAATCGGCGTCGAGCAGGTGCGGCCCGAACGCACGGAATTCGAAAATTATGTCGGCCGCCAGGGGCACCG
It encodes the following:
- a CDS encoding STAS domain-containing protein, with the protein product MDKTSSSAIQITHDGGVKKITFTQRSIIEEGIISQIGKDIVALIDSTPKPKVLISFAGVDHLSSAALGVLITCHNRVKSKDGQLQLSDISKPIFEIFKITKLNKMFQIVDSVEIAMKNFK
- a CDS encoding ATP-binding protein, coding for MQIYLQDQTLTDLRRDLESVQKGVAATLIEHNYTEFAQFSIRLCLEEAIVNAFRHGNCNDPHKVVKFRCRISDELAEFEVQDQGAGFDPSCVPDPTAEENLEIPSGRGIMLMRAYMSEVSYDPPGNTLHMSYKNGPDRPV
- the rsmA gene encoding 16S rRNA (adenine(1518)-N(6)/adenine(1519)-N(6))-dimethyltransferase RsmA, with the translated sequence MQTLSEIKGLLLSRGLRPRHRFGQNFLHDHNVLRTLLSAAKIRQGEVILEVGPGTGVLTDLLVEAGAEVIACELDRDLALLMRERFGKRIRLIEGDCLAGKHSLNPEITALIDGRTFRLIANLPYQAATPLIATLMNDFPNCEGMIVTIQREVAQRLAAAPGTHDMGLLSVMAQFYAVIRKVADIRPGSFWPEPEVDSAIIEIAPHKPRPTPPARMHELLECAYQHRRKQLGSSLGDRFRFPEGFDRTRRPETLSVAEWVALANFQT
- a CDS encoding DUF4139 domain-containing protein, with product MIELLLAACLAADAPADGVSLTVYSTADAASFDPQTWIAQQRQGYNPTAAYEVPGFGVIREIRGVDMPQGAGSLAFTDVAAFIDPTTVAFEDLTDPATVVTNQRFEFDLVSPEKLLEKYIDHPISAMVDMNTAPMNVEGTLLAARNGQLVVQSASGGVQLVNQANASITLGALPGGLRTRPTLLWDVISASAGSHKIRTSYQTSGITWRADYNLILDPTDTKADMTAWVTMLNVSGRAYDKAQLKLIAGDVQRVQPGFRRGGRAPMPMAAAKNMEASDTGFQEKAFFEFHLYTLPRPANIPENSSEQISLFPAARNIPIERILVYEGSDMGGFGGGMVDDPGFGATGKTKVDVYVRFKNEAAANLGMPLPAGKLRVSKRDDSDGTLEFIGEDLIGHTPKDEKVLVRLGSAFDVVGSRTQTDFKSDRGRREITESFKIEIRNRKDKPVTVIVREPLYRWSNWEVTASSQPFEKKNASNIEFTLDVPANSEKLITYTVRYRW
- a CDS encoding sulfite exporter TauE/SafE family protein, which gives rise to MRDANPILFDLIIIAVSALSGCFGSMLGLGGGAILIPVLVTGMGVDVKSAIAASLVAVVTTSGAAALIRGRNSMSNYRVGITLEVVAGLGAIVGAGLATIAPGDLLTMLFGVSLLVTAAMSWRGVVDPTERLPQSRGSRLLQLDGVEETADGPRIYRVQRVPAGLGVMTIAGILSGMLGIGSGAFKVAAMDTCMRMPFRVSTITSNFMIGITAASGVMVYLRGGKIDPTIAGPVLIGIVPGAMLGSWLVPRIKVGLLKKIFLIVIILIGLQMMFRGGMELLK
- a CDS encoding DUF1634 domain-containing protein, translating into MTPPTDGSADPQSRQVADEIAYLRSRQLQPVFRVMQNVLLWVLTIVSIALICTGQGMAWARGMSHADIRAAVASWSTPADYLHAVGSVNPAAMMMLGILCGIAMPFLRTMVVACGFLQQRNWLHVALSLLVIAIMLLGLWVK